A stretch of bacterium DNA encodes these proteins:
- a CDS encoding divalent-cation tolerance protein CutA, with translation MNKMIFLYISNESAKEAKKIARHLLEKRMIGCANIFPVNAMYWWKGKIADETEVVLIAKTTKENYQKVRDEIARIHPFDTPCIIKLDADPNEKYLQWIKSELK, from the coding sequence ATGAATAAAATGATTTTTCTTTACATTTCCAATGAATCAGCCAAAGAGGCAAAAAAAATTGCCAGGCACTTGCTTGAAAAACGTATGATTGGCTGTGCGAATATTTTCCCAGTCAATGCTATGTATTGGTGGAAAGGCAAAATTGCCGATGAAACGGAGGTTGTGCTTATTGCTAAAACAACGAAGGAGAATTATCAAAAAGTTCGGGATGAAATTGCCAGAATCCATCCTTTTGACACTCCTTGCATAATCAAGCTGGACGCTGATCCCAATGAAAAGTATTTACAATGGATCAAAAGTGAACTCAAATAG
- a CDS encoding AMP-binding protein, whose product MRDLYRYRDIAFSSPKEIREIQERQLQEHIAYCIKHSPFYSKALKNIKAECSNITINQLSKLPFTEKSDIEQNNDDFCAVTSDKIVDVVLSSGTTGKPIRMMYTDYDLKRLAYNEERSFTGCGLTSNDTVLLTCTMDRCFVAGLAYFLGIRSVGAAAIRNGHNSLESHLQIIKQMEPTALIGVPSFLRKLGLYLKESGIDPDKTAVSKLICIGEPLRGKNLELLKVGDDLQSIWQAHAFSTYASSEIVTTFCECTAQQGGHSLPDLAVVEIIDKNGTVLPPGNTGEIVITPMAVEGMPLIRFKTGDVSFLIDEQCSCGRFSSRLGPIMGRKKQMMKIKGTTLYPQAIYSVLEEIEAINDYYVTVSGESELSDIIEINVSINDSSCTADMIQDKLQARLRVKPEIIIVDSEAIKQKVYDPKSRKPIRFIDRR is encoded by the coding sequence ATGAGAGATTTATATCGTTATCGTGATATAGCGTTTAGTTCGCCGAAAGAAATCCGAGAGATTCAGGAAAGGCAATTACAGGAACACATTGCATACTGTATCAAACATTCTCCTTTTTACAGCAAGGCGCTGAAGAATATCAAAGCTGAATGCAGTAATATAACGATTAATCAGCTATCAAAACTTCCCTTTACTGAGAAGTCTGATATTGAGCAAAATAATGACGATTTTTGCGCAGTTACTTCTGATAAGATTGTTGATGTTGTTTTATCTTCAGGAACAACGGGCAAACCGATCAGGATGATGTATACTGATTATGACTTAAAGCGGCTTGCCTATAATGAGGAAAGATCGTTTACGGGATGCGGACTGACTTCCAATGATACGGTGTTATTAACCTGCACAATGGATCGCTGTTTCGTTGCAGGTCTGGCGTATTTTCTTGGGATACGCAGTGTTGGCGCAGCAGCTATTAGAAACGGGCATAACAGTCTTGAGAGTCATCTGCAGATTATAAAACAAATGGAGCCAACAGCTCTTATCGGAGTTCCGAGTTTTCTGAGGAAACTGGGTTTGTACTTAAAGGAAAGCGGAATAGATCCTGATAAAACTGCTGTGTCCAAACTAATTTGTATTGGTGAACCGTTACGCGGAAAAAATCTTGAATTGTTAAAAGTAGGGGATGATTTGCAGAGCATATGGCAGGCACATGCTTTTTCCACATACGCTTCTTCTGAGATTGTAACTACATTCTGTGAATGTACTGCTCAGCAAGGAGGCCATTCCCTTCCTGATCTGGCAGTTGTAGAAATCATTGATAAAAACGGCACCGTTCTTCCTCCTGGTAATACAGGCGAAATCGTTATAACGCCAATGGCAGTAGAAGGAATGCCTCTGATACGGTTTAAGACAGGTGATGTAAGTTTTCTGATTGATGAGCAATGTTCTTGCGGACGATTCTCTTCCAGGCTGGGGCCGATTATGGGAAGGAAAAAACAAATGATGAAGATTAAAGGAACTACTCTCTATCCGCAGGCAATATATTCTGTCTTAGAAGAGATTGAGGCAATAAATGACTATTATGTAACAGTATCCGGAGAAAGCGAACTTTCAGATATCATAGAAATCAATGTATCAATTAATGATTCGTCATGCACCGCAGATATGATACAGGATAAACTTCAGGCGCGTCTGAGAGTAAAACCTGAGATAATAATCGTCGATTCAGAAGCCATTAAACAGAAGGTCTATGATCCAAAGTCGCGAAAGCCAATTCGCTTTATAGATAGGAGATAA
- a CDS encoding outer membrane lipoprotein carrier protein LolA, which yields MNKITIILIALCMSLVSLNAYTEQSVEDVLSRLEVKMSEIKTLQTDFVQEKKLAIFDREIILKGKIFLKKPDLFAWHTEEPTRYSMVIRDDIISQWDEDIDQVQKVSMKDNPAFQTVVGQMRKWLSGIYMPLLEEYNITVLGQNPVSLKFTPRENTMAYNIINYVRIVFREDERYIHEIYINEKTGDSTLLRFNDTMLNTPIDDAAWEVKPRG from the coding sequence ATGAATAAAATCACAATAATACTAATCGCATTATGTATGTCTCTAGTCTCGCTTAATGCTTACACTGAGCAGAGTGTAGAGGATGTGCTCAGTAGACTTGAGGTGAAGATGTCGGAGATAAAAACTTTGCAAACTGATTTTGTTCAGGAGAAAAAGCTGGCGATCTTTGATAGAGAGATTATTTTGAAGGGCAAAATATTTCTTAAAAAGCCGGATCTTTTTGCATGGCATACTGAAGAGCCAACTCGGTATTCCATGGTTATAAGGGATGATATTATTTCCCAGTGGGATGAAGATATAGACCAGGTTCAGAAGGTAAGTATGAAGGATAATCCTGCGTTTCAAACCGTTGTCGGGCAAATGAGAAAGTGGCTTTCAGGCATATATATGCCATTACTGGAAGAATACAATATAACAGTACTCGGGCAAAACCCGGTTTCTCTTAAATTCACGCCGCGCGAAAATACAATGGCTTATAATATTATCAACTATGTAAGGATTGTATTCAGAGAGGATGAACGCTATATCCACGAGATATACATAAATGAGAAAACAGGCGATTCTACGCTTCTCAGGTTTAATGACACCATGCTGAATACTCCGATCGATGATGCAGCATGGGAGGTCAAACCGCGTGGCTGA
- a CDS encoding acyl carrier protein, translated as MDKQEIIDKINRVFEESFEIKKEKLLPQANIFEDLGLDSLDVVDLVVALQQKFGIKIRDDQRLRNIRTLEDIYKFVLTLKDEENAVN; from the coding sequence ATGGATAAGCAGGAAATTATAGATAAAATAAATCGGGTATTTGAGGAATCCTTTGAGATTAAAAAAGAAAAACTCTTACCGCAAGCGAATATTTTTGAAGATCTTGGCTTGGACAGTTTAGATGTTGTGGACCTGGTTGTTGCCTTACAGCAGAAGTTTGGCATTAAAATACGCGATGACCAACGCCTCAGAAACATCCGGACACTTGAGGATATCTACAAATTTGTTCTTACTTTAAAAGATGAAGAAAACGCAGTTAATTAA
- a CDS encoding radical SAM protein, whose product MEIEPSLRCNFHCPYCYIPENSSLENELTVEEICDVILQAQDLGAKKIIILGGEPMIYPHIMEIIKFIRTHHLNVEVFTNGSNITADIAKQLFDYGVNVVLKMNTFNEHTQDMLAGKKGAFKTIQEAFHNLKQARRPSGETFLAVSTVICSQNIDELVDMWQRLRDQNIIPYFEMITPQGNIRQNGWLNIESQKIHDIFCKIAEIDRTHYGYFWEPQPPLIGNRCLRHQFSCLVTSQGYVTPCVGVTIPVGSIREQKLRDIIKDSEVIQDLRNYHDTMKAPCRECEKSNECYGCRGAAYQLTGDYLASDPMCWKNVDKQGKIASLPIAVEELIPQKSPMRVIDTLVKVGERSADVTVTLSKDMLFIDEDGLLDEVAYLEMIAQAIAALSGFKHMGASKPAPGGFLLGAKKLEILGKAHVGDTLNISFYKYARYGGFGIVKGTVSRGNHVLARGEVKIWHEI is encoded by the coding sequence ATGGAAATTGAACCCAGTCTGCGTTGTAATTTCCACTGTCCATATTGTTATATACCTGAGAATTCTTCTCTTGAAAACGAGTTGACCGTAGAGGAAATCTGCGATGTTATTTTACAAGCGCAGGATCTTGGAGCAAAAAAAATTATTATTCTCGGCGGAGAGCCGATGATATATCCGCATATTATGGAAATAATTAAGTTTATCAGAACGCATCATCTTAATGTGGAGGTATTTACCAATGGTTCTAATATTACTGCTGATATAGCAAAACAGCTTTTTGACTATGGAGTAAATGTAGTTCTAAAAATGAACACGTTTAATGAGCATACTCAGGATATGCTTGCCGGGAAAAAGGGAGCGTTCAAGACCATTCAGGAAGCATTCCACAATCTAAAGCAAGCAAGACGGCCTTCCGGAGAAACATTTCTGGCAGTCAGTACCGTTATATGCTCTCAGAATATTGATGAGTTGGTGGACATGTGGCAAAGACTGCGGGATCAGAATATTATCCCGTATTTTGAGATGATTACTCCGCAGGGAAATATTAGACAAAACGGATGGTTAAATATTGAATCTCAAAAGATACATGATATTTTTTGTAAAATTGCCGAAATTGACCGTACCCACTATGGATACTTCTGGGAGCCTCAGCCTCCTCTGATAGGGAATAGATGCCTGCGGCACCAGTTTTCATGTCTTGTTACTTCTCAAGGATATGTTACGCCGTGTGTTGGGGTAACTATACCGGTTGGAAGCATACGAGAGCAAAAGCTTCGAGATATTATAAAAGACAGTGAGGTCATTCAGGATCTTAGAAACTACCATGATACAATGAAGGCTCCTTGCCGTGAATGCGAAAAATCAAATGAATGTTACGGATGCCGCGGAGCAGCATACCAGCTGACAGGCGATTATCTGGCTTCTGACCCTATGTGCTGGAAGAATGTTGATAAACAGGGTAAAATTGCCAGTTTACCAATTGCAGTTGAAGAACTAATTCCGCAGAAATCGCCAATGAGAGTCATTGATACACTTGTGAAAGTTGGTGAGCGTTCAGCAGATGTAACTGTGACATTGTCGAAAGATATGCTATTTATTGATGAAGACGGTCTACTTGACGAGGTTGCGTATCTTGAAATGATCGCGCAGGCAATAGCAGCGCTAAGCGGATTTAAACATATGGGTGCATCCAAACCGGCGCCGGGAGGATTCCTGCTTGGAGCGAAAAAGCTTGAGATATTAGGAAAAGCGCATGTTGGAGATACATTAAATATATCATTCTATAAATATGCAAGGTATGGCGGTTTTGGCATTGTTAAAGGAACCGTATCGCGGGGCAACCACGTGCTTGCCAGAGGAGAGGTAAAGATCTGGCATGAGATATGA
- a CDS encoding 1-acyl-sn-glycerol-3-phosphate acyltransferase, translating into MKRFRRAINWYGNVIIRVLPFPFVRFRYKDYAKNKGRGPYIFVCNHRSSSDPFLIGCLPYELIQIVNTWPFRLPVLGIFARWAGYLNVKRMQFKKFSYKTIELLGQGVSIVAFPEGTRSRNKKIGQFHSSIFRVALQAQCPIVPICISGNENIPPRGSLLLHQGIIRLHKLPGLEWEQYKDLGPFKLKNKVRDIIASELAVMEDGA; encoded by the coding sequence ATGAAGCGATTTCGCAGAGCAATCAATTGGTACGGCAATGTAATTATCAGAGTTCTTCCGTTTCCTTTTGTGCGTTTCAGGTATAAAGATTATGCAAAGAATAAAGGCAGAGGTCCGTATATTTTTGTTTGTAATCACCGCTCCAGCTCAGATCCATTTTTAATTGGATGCCTTCCCTATGAACTTATTCAGATTGTAAATACATGGCCATTTCGTCTTCCGGTGCTGGGGATATTTGCAAGATGGGCGGGTTATTTGAATGTCAAGAGAATGCAGTTTAAGAAATTTTCCTATAAAACAATCGAGTTACTCGGACAGGGAGTTTCCATTGTTGCATTTCCTGAAGGAACACGTTCCAGAAATAAAAAAATCGGACAGTTTCACAGCTCAATCTTTCGCGTTGCCTTGCAAGCGCAATGTCCGATTGTACCTATATGTATTTCCGGGAATGAGAATATCCCTCCACGCGGATCACTTCTCTTGCATCAGGGAATAATCAGACTGCACAAATTGCCAGGTCTCGAATGGGAACAGTACAAGGATTTAGGACCGTTTAAGCTTAAAAACAAAGTGCGTGATATAATAGCTTCGGAGCTTGCTGTTATGGAGGATGGGGCATGA
- a CDS encoding beta-ketoacyl-[acyl-carrier-protein] synthase family protein → MQLKRVVITGVGAISPLGNDVPALTAGIEQRKSAVRYMEDWNQYIGLRSLVAAPAEVKNEKLIPRQNRRSMGRMSIFAVQAAQQALSDADIDREALSTGRIGCIIGSTTGSAQSLTETFEIMIPAKDLTQLNSTKFFQCISHTAAMNVSQYLGITGCVMATSAACASALQAIGAGCDLIRLGKQDALLCGGAEELHPTVTGSFDILFATSTNYNQSPHKTPRPFDMKRDGLVCGEGSGILVLEEYERAVARKAKIYAEVIGYHTCGNGAHISQSSKAGMVSCISNALSNAHVEPKDVDYINAHATATVQGDKEEAQAIREIFGDRVPVSSLKGYIGHTLGASGALELIASLVMMKKGCIYPTLNLEKVDPDCEGICHVMKPLSREIKIMVKNCFAFGGINAALVCKRMTNSNG, encoded by the coding sequence ATGCAATTAAAACGGGTAGTAATAACTGGTGTTGGAGCTATTTCTCCTTTAGGCAATGACGTTCCCGCTCTTACTGCGGGAATTGAACAAAGGAAAAGCGCTGTTCGTTATATGGAGGATTGGAACCAGTACATCGGCCTGCGCAGTTTAGTTGCAGCGCCTGCAGAAGTTAAAAATGAAAAATTAATACCGAGGCAGAACAGACGATCAATGGGAAGAATGAGTATTTTTGCAGTTCAGGCAGCGCAACAAGCTCTATCGGACGCTGATATAGACCGTGAAGCATTATCTACAGGAAGGATTGGATGTATTATTGGGTCAACTACAGGAAGCGCTCAAAGCCTCACCGAGACCTTTGAAATTATGATTCCAGCAAAGGATCTAACTCAGCTCAATTCAACAAAATTCTTTCAGTGCATTTCCCATACAGCAGCTATGAATGTATCTCAGTATCTGGGAATAACAGGCTGCGTTATGGCAACCTCTGCTGCGTGCGCGTCTGCATTACAAGCTATTGGAGCAGGCTGCGATCTGATCAGGTTAGGCAAACAAGATGCGCTATTATGCGGCGGTGCAGAAGAACTTCATCCAACTGTTACTGGATCTTTTGATATTCTCTTTGCAACATCAACAAATTATAATCAATCTCCTCATAAGACCCCGCGGCCTTTTGACATGAAACGGGACGGTTTGGTATGTGGAGAAGGAAGCGGGATACTTGTTCTGGAGGAGTATGAAAGGGCTGTAGCAAGAAAGGCGAAAATATACGCTGAAGTTATAGGATATCATACATGCGGAAATGGAGCTCATATCAGTCAGTCCAGCAAAGCTGGTATGGTTTCATGCATCAGTAATGCCTTAAGCAATGCGCATGTTGAACCAAAAGATGTTGATTACATCAATGCTCATGCAACAGCAACGGTCCAGGGCGACAAGGAAGAAGCTCAGGCAATAAGAGAGATATTCGGCGATCGTGTTCCAGTAAGCAGTTTAAAGGGATATATCGGACATACACTCGGCGCATCAGGAGCATTGGAACTAATTGCTTCTTTGGTAATGATGAAAAAAGGGTGCATATATCCCACTCTAAACCTTGAAAAAGTAGATCCGGATTGTGAAGGCATTTGTCATGTAATGAAACCATTAAGCAGAGAAATTAAAATTATGGTAAAAAATTGCTTTGCATTTGGCGGGATTAACGCAGCGCTGGTGTGCAAAAGAATGACTAATTCTAATGGATAA
- a CDS encoding virulence RhuM family protein, translated as MSVRDLSKGQVIVYENKVEVRLEKETVWLAQKQMAILFEKGIPTINEHIKNIYKEKELDKNSTIRKFRIVQTEGGRQVERDIEFYNLDVIISIGYRVKSHCGTQFRIWATNVLKQHLVNGYTINEKRLKSARHKYQELQKSLKLLGNVIQIEAVSGETKGLIQVITEYSHALDILDDFDHERLSVPKGTKQSKFKLTYEEARKIIEAMKRKFKHSAFVGQEKDESFKSSIGTIYQTFGGVDLYPTVEDKAAHLLYFVTKNHSFVDGNKRIAAALFICFLQGNGLLVRKDGDKRIDDNTLVALTLMIAASKASEKETMIKVILNLLI; from the coding sequence ATGAGCGTTAGGGATTTGTCTAAAGGACAGGTTATAGTATATGAGAATAAGGTTGAAGTCAGGCTGGAAAAAGAAACTGTCTGGCTTGCACAAAAGCAGATGGCTATCCTTTTTGAAAAAGGAATTCCAACGATAAACGAACATATTAAAAATATTTACAAAGAGAAAGAACTGGATAAAAATTCAACTATTCGGAAATTCCGAATAGTTCAAACCGAAGGTGGAAGACAAGTAGAAAGGGATATAGAGTTTTATAATTTAGATGTTATTATCTCTATTGGTTATCGTGTAAAATCCCATTGCGGCACCCAATTTCGTATCTGGGCAACAAATGTGCTTAAGCAGCATTTGGTTAACGGATATACGATCAATGAGAAACGGTTAAAGTCTGCCCGGCATAAGTATCAGGAATTACAGAAATCATTAAAACTTTTAGGCAACGTTATTCAGATTGAAGCAGTTTCCGGTGAGACAAAAGGACTTATTCAGGTGATAACCGAATACTCACATGCGCTTGATATTCTGGATGATTTTGATCACGAGCGGCTTTCTGTGCCAAAAGGAACAAAACAGTCAAAATTTAAGCTTACCTATGAAGAAGCTAGAAAAATAATTGAGGCTATGAAGCGAAAATTTAAGCATTCAGCATTTGTTGGACAGGAAAAAGACGAAAGTTTCAAAAGTTCAATAGGGACGATTTACCAAACATTTGGCGGCGTAGACCTTTATCCAACCGTTGAGGATAAAGCAGCTCATTTATTATATTTTGTTACTAAGAACCACAGTTTTGTGGACGGAAATAAACGCATTGCAGCAGCGCTTTTTATTTGCTTCTTGCAAGGCAATGGGCTTTTAGTCCGTAAAGATGGAGATAAACGGATTGATGATAATACACTTGTAGCCTTAACACTTATGATTGCAGCCAGTAAAGCATCTGAAAAGGAGACAATGATTAAGGTAATATTAAATCTATTAATATAG